The genomic interval GAAGACCCTGGCGTACCTGGGCGAGCGGACCTACCTCACCCGGGACACCTCCATGGGCCCGAAGGGCACCGTCACGAACACCTCGGCGGTCCTGGAACGCGCGGTGGTCGACGCCCTCCGCGAAAAGCCGTCGACCACGGCATGACCTCGCGGGCCCTACCCTGACGGCATGACAGACGCGGTACGGGGAAGCGGCGAGGCGGCACCCTGGCGTCCCGAAGGGGAACCGGGCGGGGCGCCCCTCGCCGTGCCGAACGCCCTCGGCGCACTGTGGGCGGTCCGGCACGGGCAGAGCACCGCCAACGTCGCCTTCGCCGAGGCGGGCGCGGCGCCCCTGGAGGGCCGCGACCGCGACGTGCCGCTGTCCGCCCTCGGTCAGACACAGGCGCGGGCGCTCGGGCGGTGGCTCGTGGAGTACGCCGGTGAGCTGGACCTCGTCGTCTGCTCGCCGTACGTACGGGCCCGGCAGACCTGGCAGGCGATGGCCGGGTACGCGGCCGGTGAGGGCGTCGCTCCGCTTCCGCTTCTGGTGGACGAGCGGCTGCGGGACCGGGAGACGGGCGTCTTCGAGCTGTACCCGCCGGCCGCCCTGGCGGCGCGGGACCCGGAGGAGGCCGCGCGCCGGGACCGCCTGGGCGAGTGGTTCTACCGCCCTCCCGGCGGGGAATCGCTCGCCGATGTCGCCCTGCGGGTGCGCGGGTTCCTCGCCGATCTGGAGCGGGCCGCGCCCGGGCGGCGCGTCCTGCTCGTCGCGCACGACGCGGCGGTCGTCGCCGTCCGCTTCGCCCTGGCGGGCCTCGGCGCGGCGACCCCCGAGGCCGTACCGCCGGTGCCCAACGCCTCGCTCTCCCACTGGCAGGGCGACGGCCACCGCCTGAACCTGCGGCTCTGGGGCGGGACCGCGCACCTCGCTCGGGAAGGGGACGCGACCGCGTGACGGGCGACGACGTGCTGGAGGTCCTGGACCTGCTGCGGGAGGCCGGTGCGGAGGTCTGGGTCGGCGGGGGCTGGGGCATCGACGCGCTGGTGGGGCGGCAGACGCGGGAGCACCGGGATCTGGACCTGATGCACCGCCTGGAGCAGGAACCGGCGGTCGTCGCCGCTCTTGCCGCGGCCGGGTTCGCAGAAACGCTCGACTGGCGGCCTGTGCGGTTCGTCGTCTCGGATGGGGCGGGGCGTCAGATCGACCTGCATCCGCTCGTGTTCGGCCCGGACGGGGGCGCCCTCCAGGAGTCGTTGGAGCCCGGGAAGCCGTTCGCCTATCCGGCGGACTGCTTCGTCACGGGCAGCGTCGGGGGCCGTACCGTGCCCTGCCTGTCCGCCGCGCAGCAGGTCTTCTTCCACCAGGGTTACGAGCCCAGGGACCGGGATCTGCACGACATGGCCCGGCTCCGCGAGACGTTCGGGATCAGCACGCACTTCTGATCCTGGAGTCGAGTAGGACGGGCAACCCAACCGCGTACGAGAAGCGCTTGAAGGCGACTTGAGGCTCGCTCGCGAAGTTCCCCGGCGAGCTGCGTGAAACACATCCGTGCGCGGGACCGGATGCTTGAATGGCCGCGATCAATACGGTAGTCGACCCAGGGGGGCGAACTCCGCCATGCGGAAGTCATTTCACGCAGCACACGTCTACATGATCGTCGGAGTGATCTCAGGGCTCTTCTACCGGGAGTTCACGAAGATCAAGGACTTCCACGGCGATACCCAGCTGGCGCTCATGCACACGCACCTGCTGGCGCTGGGCATGCTCGTCTTCCTGATCGTCCTCGCGCTGGACAAGGTCTTCGGACTGTCCGGCTCGAAGCTGTTCACCGCGTTCTTCTGGTTCTACAACATCGGCATCGCCATCTCGACGGCGATGATGGGCGTCCACGGCATCCTGACGGTGCTCGGCCGCGACGAGGACCACATCGCGGAGGC from Streptomyces drozdowiczii carries:
- a CDS encoding DUF2871 domain-containing protein — protein: MRKSFHAAHVYMIVGVISGLFYREFTKIKDFHGDTQLALMHTHLLALGMLVFLIVLALDKVFGLSGSKLFTAFFWFYNIGIAISTAMMGVHGILTVLGRDEDHIAEAVPLTAGLGHILLTVGLILLFILLGKRVNEHVKPASTPNEPTAETASAV
- a CDS encoding nucleotidyltransferase domain-containing protein, translating into MTGDDVLEVLDLLREAGAEVWVGGGWGIDALVGRQTREHRDLDLMHRLEQEPAVVAALAAAGFAETLDWRPVRFVVSDGAGRQIDLHPLVFGPDGGALQESLEPGKPFAYPADCFVTGSVGGRTVPCLSAAQQVFFHQGYEPRDRDLHDMARLRETFGISTHF
- a CDS encoding histidine phosphatase family protein, whose translation is MTDAVRGSGEAAPWRPEGEPGGAPLAVPNALGALWAVRHGQSTANVAFAEAGAAPLEGRDRDVPLSALGQTQARALGRWLVEYAGELDLVVCSPYVRARQTWQAMAGYAAGEGVAPLPLLVDERLRDRETGVFELYPPAALAARDPEEAARRDRLGEWFYRPPGGESLADVALRVRGFLADLERAAPGRRVLLVAHDAAVVAVRFALAGLGAATPEAVPPVPNASLSHWQGDGHRLNLRLWGGTAHLAREGDATA